Proteins encoded within one genomic window of Thermodesulfobacteriota bacterium:
- a CDS encoding M42 family peptidase, whose amino-acid sequence MNIKLLKLLCETSAMPGAEDPVKKIIKKEFGKLTKEVHEDALGNIIAHIPGKGPKVVLDAHTDEVGFMVSHIDKRGFVRVSPLGGMDPRVFYGQRLVIYGKKNLVGMVAAIPPHISRNGNNKEVPDIEDCVVDVGLSADKVHKLVSVGDVVSFYPPFEETEDAVISKAIDDRVGLFVMLEALRKKPKLGCDLYLTATVQEEVGLRGAHVITPAIEPDFSIALEGTVAMDFPGVSEHKTLANVEKGPEIRLSDRFLVAHRPFSYFIMDIAKKKKIPYQITVKKAGSTNATAMQVTGTGSRVAVVSVPTRYLHSPSCLSYKSDIEHTINLIHHILEDIKNFKMK is encoded by the coding sequence ATGAATATAAAACTCCTAAAACTGTTATGTGAAACCTCAGCTATGCCTGGGGCCGAAGATCCTGTAAAAAAGATTATAAAAAAAGAGTTTGGAAAACTTACCAAAGAAGTTCATGAAGACGCGCTCGGAAATATAATTGCGCATATACCCGGCAAGGGTCCTAAAGTTGTGCTCGATGCTCATACTGACGAAGTTGGCTTTATGGTAAGTCATATAGACAAAAGAGGATTTGTGAGAGTATCACCTCTCGGGGGCATGGATCCACGCGTTTTTTATGGTCAGCGTTTGGTTATATATGGAAAGAAAAATCTTGTCGGTATGGTAGCAGCTATACCTCCTCACATAAGTAGAAATGGTAATAACAAAGAAGTTCCTGATATTGAAGACTGTGTTGTAGATGTAGGCCTATCAGCCGATAAAGTTCATAAACTTGTCAGCGTAGGAGACGTAGTCTCCTTCTACCCTCCATTTGAGGAAACTGAGGATGCTGTAATATCTAAAGCGATTGATGATAGGGTTGGCTTATTCGTAATGCTTGAAGCGCTTAGAAAAAAGCCCAAATTGGGATGTGATCTATACCTTACTGCTACTGTACAAGAAGAAGTTGGTCTCAGAGGAGCGCATGTGATTACACCGGCAATAGAACCTGATTTTTCTATAGCACTAGAGGGTACGGTCGCCATGGATTTCCCGGGAGTCTCAGAGCATAAGACTCTTGCGAATGTGGAAAAAGGTCCTGAGATCAGACTCTCAGATAGATTCCTCGTAGCTCATAGGCCATTTAGTTACTTTATTATGGATATTGCCAAGAAAAAGAAAATTCCATATCAGATTACCGTTAAGAAGGCTGGAAGCACCAATGCTACAGCTATGCAGGTTACAGGCACAGGAAGCAGAGTCGCCGTGGTATCAGTGCCAACTCGTTATCTACACAGCCCGAGCTGCCTTTCATACAAATCCGATATTGAGCATACAATAAATCTCATACACCATATTTTAGAAGATATTAAAAATTTCAAGATGAAATAG